TTCAAGGAGAATATCATCGACCGGATGAGCTGACCTTTGGAAGTGTGTATCAAAATTTAGATAACCAGATTATTTTTCCCAACGTGTTGGATGAGATTGTATTTGGCATGGAGAACTTGTGTTATTCGAAGAAGCAAATGGATGAAAAACTCATTGAAGTTACACAGATACTTGATATTGAGCATTTGCTCGCAGAAGAGACGAGGCATTTATCCGGGGGCGAAAAGCAATTGGTTATAATGGCATCGATTCTTTGTCTAGATGTAGATGTACTGATTTTAGATGAATGCATGAGCCAAGTAGATGAACGAGGCAAGGCATTGATTTTAAAGGCGATTGATGCACTAAAAATAAAGGCAACGACGGTTATTATGGTGGATCATGAGAAGGCGCATCTAGAAAATATGGACCGGTTGTACCAAGTGAAGGATGGCCAGTTAATGATTATATGAGAGGTGTATATATGGAAGCAATCATCCGATTAGATGGAGTATCCTATAGAGTAAAAGAAAAAGATATCTTATCGAATATCAACCTATCCTTATATAAAGGAGAGATTGTTGCTTTGACAGGTCCTAATGGTGCCGGTAAAACTACGCTCTCAAAAGTTATGATGGGGGTATTACAGCCAACACAAGGAAAAGCATATATTGAAGAGCAAGATTTAGAGACGATGAAGCTATTTGAAGTAGGGCGTAAGATAGGCTATATGTTTCAAAATCCTACACACCAGATTTTTATGGCGACGGTGAAAGAGGAACTGAGTTTTGCTATGCGATATAACAAGTGCTCCAAAGAGAAGATAAGAGAAGAAACAAATACTATGATGAACGTATTTAACTTGAATATCATACAAGAGCATTTGACCTATCATTTGAGTCAAGGGGAAAAGCAGCGTGTAGCGCTTGCAACAATATTGATGAACAGACCACAATACCTAATACTTGATGAACCGTTTAAAGGATTAGACGAAGAACATAAACATCAAATGATAAACTACTTAAAGACAATCCATAGACAGGGGGTTGGGATTTTGATTATTACCCATAATCAATACATCATTAAGACATTGGCAGATCGAGTGCTTTTTATGGGAGGTGGTTACATTGAGCATGACAAAAGTGTTTGATCCTCGAACAAAGATTATTTTCGTCTTTTTCTTTACAGCGGTTGCGATTTTCTTTGGAAATATGATGGTGTTAAATATTACCTTAGTGATTGGCGTTTGCTTTGCATTATTTTTTCGCGTTCGCCTTGTTCCTCTGTTCAAACGTATGCAGAAGTTCCTTCGCTTTTTTTTGGTATTGATTATTATTCAAAGTATTTTTGTTGCCGAAGGAGAGGTCATCTTTCGGCTCTTTGGCGTGAAACTATTGACGGATGTGGGGATTATCCGTGGTGTTCAGTATCTTTATCGGATGTTGGTAGTTATCCTATCTGGAGCCATTATCTCAACATCAGGTCTTAAAGATAACTTACAAGCCTTAGTCCAGCTAGGACTTCCCTATGATGTAGGGTTTATGTGTGCTATTGGCATTCGATTTTTGCCGATTTTCATGGAAGATATTAAAAATACTCAGATGGCTCTAGGGTTACGAGGGATTGATTTTGAATCGTTAAAGCTTACGGACCGTATTCAAATGGTCACGACACTTTTTTTGCCAACGGTTGTAGGTGCACTACAAAGAGCCAAAGAACTATCATTATCAGCAGAGGCTAGAGGCTATAAGATACAAAGCAAGCGAAGCTATTATCGATGGTTGAAGTTTTCGGCCATGGATTATGGAATGATTGTGATGGTTATGGTTCTATTTATTGGTTTAGTGGTTTGGAAAGGATAAAAAGATGAAGGTGTTTTCAGTATGTGGATTTACATCAACAGGAAAAACAACAACAGTTGAAGGAATTATCAAAGAACTAAAGCGACGTAACTATTCAGTAGGCTCGGTCAAAGATATTCATTTTGAAGACTTTCGAATAGATACTCAAGGAAGCAATACCCATCGACATCGTATGGCAGGTGCAGAACTAGTGACAGCTAGAGGGCTTCACGAGACGGATATTTTATTTCCAAGGCAGTTGAATATTTATGAGATACAAGCGTTTTATGATGTGGATTATTTGGTAATAGAAGGAATGTGTGATGCAAATATTGCGCATATACTTACAGGTAAGACAAAGCAGGACTTAGAGAATAAGTATAATGACCGCGTCTTTATGATTTCAGGGAAAATAGCTGATACGATTACAGAATATAAAGGACTTCCGGCAATAAGTATTTTTGATGACCCTAAGAGAATGGTAGACTTGATTGAGGAAAAAACGTTTGAATTGTTGCCTGATTTTGATGAAAAATGTTGTGGAGCTTGTGGAATGGATTGCAGACAGTTTTGTGCATCTGTAATACACGAAAATAGAGATATAAGAGAGTGTGTGCTTTATTCTAGTGATGTTCAGATGAAAATTAATGGTCAGTCCATAGAGATGGTTCCCTTTGTACAGAAAATATTAAAAAATGCTGTGATAGGTGTTGCAAGTGAACTTGATGGATGGACGTCTAATGGCAAATTAGAGATTACTATAGGTAGGGATTATGCAGATAGATAAAAACTTTCATTCTAAAAGAAACTGTGTTAGGCTAATTCAAGATAATGAACATATATATGTAGAGAAGAAGTTTTTTAACCTCATGGATTATAGAACAGAGTGTGAATGGTATATGATGCTTAGAAAAAGGGGGTTTTATATTCCGAAGCTTCTAAACAGCAACACAGATACATTGACACTTCAGATGGAATATATTCAAGGGATAACGTTATTAGAACATTTGGAGATTCTGGAAGCTATGAATGACCAAGAAGGTGCCATACTTTGGATGAGTCGTTTGTTTGAGAACTTTAAGAGGCTTAACCAACAAGTGGGATGCTATTATTCAGATGTGAACTTGCGTAATTTTTTAGTTCTTGGGGATCGATTATATCTTTTGGACTTTGAAGCGATCCGTAGTGGTAAAGAATTGCCCATTGCAAAGACATTAGCATTTTATCTTTTATATAGACCGATGAAGACTTCATTTAAGCAAAAGGTAGTTAAAATGTGCCTTTGCAATAACATGCAAGGGCACATAGAACCCAAAGTGTGGGAATGGGTTGAACATATAGAACAAAGGCGTCTGTGAGGTGACCTAAGTTATATTATACTTTCGTTAGTTTGTGTTCGGATATTATGTAGGATACGCCGTTAATGATGACAAAAACAGCAAGAATTTTTGCCAATGTATTGGCAGCAGTGATCGGTCTAAAGAGCATAATAAAGCCATAAAGGACAGCTAAGCTTGCAATGATGATATAGAGAATATTGGTTTTTTCCCTGTTATGCATAAAATTATAAAGAGATAAAATGGAAGTCGCTAAAAAGGCAAAGATAAAAATCCAAAGAATAATTCCTAGAGATAGTAAAGGCAACGAAAGGATTACGATGCCTATGAGTGCAGATATTATAATGCTGGCATATGGAATCGGCTTCATTTTATTGGTAACAAAAACAATGAGGGCTACAATGGCTGTCGTAAGTTGAATAAGACCAAGATATAGTGAGTATGATATGAGTGTTTCAGCAGGATGTGTCCACAAATAAATACCAAAAATGATAAAAAGTGCACCAACGATGATTCGTAATAATTTTAACATATTATCCTCTCCTTTAATCAATATCATGGATGTTGACAGGCAGTATTTTATTACTATTTTCATTTTATAGCATAATAAAAAGCGAGAATATAGGTATATATGTCTATATATGTACTAGAAAAGACTTAATGTAAAAAAGTATAGTCGAATAGACATTTACACGTATATCTTAAAGTGGTAGAATGATTTTAGCAATTTCATGTGTGTTATTAAAATTTATCTGTAGGCAAGAGTGCACATAATTATTTAGCGGAGGTAAGCCTAGATGAAGATATATCAGTTAAAATATTATATAGGTTCATTTGTGGTGTTTTTTATACTGTCTTTTTTTGTGCTATTTTTTTTAGAGCAAGAAGTACGTAAAGCCCATATTGAAGAGTTACAGAACCATGAAATCAATGTCGTCAAATTAGAAAGTGATTTTTTAGGACGAGAATTTGGTATGTTGGTTTCAGACTTAAACTATCTACATCATGCGTATAACGAACAGTTCATTGGAGGTAATAGCTTTGATGAGTTGACGAATCATTGGATTGAGTTTTCAACACATAGACGTGTCTATGATCAGATACGCTATATTGATGTTCATGGAGATGAAAAGATACGCATTAATTTTGATGGTAACCATGGATATGCAGTACCAACACAAGAACTTCAAAATAAAAGTGATCGAACGTATTTTACAGAATCTATTGGTCTTGAAGAAAACCTTGTCTATATCTCTCCGGTGGATTTAAATATAGAACAAGGACAGGTGGAAGAGCCCTATAAACCGATGATACGACTAGCGACGCCGATATACGATGATATGAAGAATGTACAAGGTGTGCTTGTATTAAACTATCTTGCAGAAAATACGTTGTTAAACTTTAGACAATTAGCAGAAAACAGTCGTGGCGAACTTATTTTAATTAATTCCGATGGATACCGATTATCTTCAGCCGATCCGATCCAGGATTGGAATTTTATGTTTGAAGAAAAAAAGGGCGACACTTTCAAAAAAGAGTATCCAAAGGAATGGGAATGGATTGAGACAAACAGTGAAGGACAGACCAATACAGACAATGGTTTGTTTACAACTATGGAAGTTGACTTGAGTCAAAAATACGCAATCAATTCAAAAAACATGACGGAGAGTGGCGTTGTATTTGGGGATGGAAACTGGCAGATCGTGTCTGTTTTTTTGCGAAATGAAGAAAATAGTGCCTATTTTAATGACAATGCGCTAATGATTATGCGTGATGTATTGAAGCAAAATATGTCCTACTTTATATTATTGGCGCTTGCCTCTGGCGTGATCGGGTTTTTAATTCACGTCAATCGAAAGACTTATCTACGTATAAAATACTATTCAGAGTATGACCCATTAACCAAAGCGTTGAATCGGCGGGCCGGAATCGCTAAACTGCAAAAACTAACTCCTGTCAGTGAGCGAAGGGATATTCAAGTTAGTTTGTGCTTTTTAGATATTAATGGATTAAAAGAAGTTAATGATACATTAGGGCATGCCATAGGAGATGAGCTGATAAAAAGTGTCTCGGATACCATTTATTCAGAAATACGCGAACAAGACTTTTTGATTCGCTTAGGTGGAGATGAATTTTTAATTGTCTTTGAAGGAATTGGTGAAGACAAAACAGAAATTATATGGAAACGTATTGTCAACTGTTATGACCAGATTAACCAAAATGAAGCAAGAAAATATAACATTAGTGTCAGTCACGGAATCGTGGTCTTTGAAGGTAAAGGTAAAACCCATTTGGATGATTTGATTAGCGAAGCCGATGAGAAAATGTATCAAGAGAAAAAGATTATCAAAGCCGGATTAAACATTATCAAAGAAATTACATAATTCTATCACAAAGTCGTCACATAAACTTTCTACACTATATATATAATCAATCAGTCAAACATATAGGATATGAAAGGAAGATGACAATGAAAAAGATAGGAAAAGTATTTGGAGTAGCATTATTGATAATGAGTTTTTTTACAGTAGCCAGTTGGGCTCAAGAAGAAAGTATTGGCTCAGCCGCAGCCTTTGAACAAGACACATTTACATTAGAGCAGATGTTGACATATGCACTTGAAGACGAAGTGATGGCAGAAGCAGAATATGCTGCGATTATCAAGGAGTTTGGTGTTGGGACGCCATTTACTAATATTATTAAGGCGGAGGTGACGCATCAAGAAGCGGTATTAAGTTTGTTTGAGGCGAGAGATATTGAAATTCCTGAATTTGAGGAAGAAGACTATATTGTGTTGCCGGATACATTGGCAGAAATATATACAGTTGGAATCCAAGCTGAGATCAATAATATTGCCATGTATGATATGTTTCTTGAACAAGATTTAGATATGGATGTACGTCAGGTTTTTGAAGCGTTGCGTAATGCTTCTCTAAATCATCAAGCAGCTTTTGAACGTGCAAGCCAACGTAGTGCAGGCATAGGATATGGGAATCGGAATCGAAAGTTTCGTTAATCTAAGAATAATATCTCGTTGAGATAACGTGACATAGTTTCTGTGTTCTGTTAAAATAAAAAAGAAATTTATTTGCAGTAAAAATAGTATAGCGAAAGAGGACAACATGGATATTGAAAGAATGCGAACACTGATGAAACGGATTATCATGATATTTATAGGAACCTTAATTTCAAGTATAAGTATCAATGGGCTATATATTCCCAATAATATTCTCTCGGGAGGATTTACAGGAATTGCTATTTTATTAAATCTTTCATTAGGATTTGACATTTCACTGAGTATCATTCTTTTAAATATTCCTATTTTCATTCTTGGGTATAAGCTGATTAATCGTGAATATATTTTTTACAGCTTGGTTGGGATGATGTCGCTCTCTCTTTGTCTGACATTGACAAAAGGAGTGTCGTTTCATTCGGACCAGATGCTAACAACCCTACTTCTAGGTGGGATCTTAAATGGAGTGGGGTTTGCCCTTGTTTTTAAGTCAGAAGGTTCTACAGGCGGCAATGACATTATTGCAAAGATTGTCC
This sequence is a window from Vallitaleaceae bacterium 9-2. Protein-coding genes within it:
- a CDS encoding molybdopterin-guanine dinucleotide biosynthesis protein MobB, whose product is MKVFSVCGFTSTGKTTTVEGIIKELKRRNYSVGSVKDIHFEDFRIDTQGSNTHRHRMAGAELVTARGLHETDILFPRQLNIYEIQAFYDVDYLVIEGMCDANIAHILTGKTKQDLENKYNDRVFMISGKIADTITEYKGLPAISIFDDPKRMVDLIEEKTFELLPDFDEKCCGACGMDCRQFCASVIHENRDIRECVLYSSDVQMKINGQSIEMVPFVQKILKNAVIGVASELDGWTSNGKLEITIGRDYADR
- a CDS encoding DUF308 domain-containing protein, with product MLKLLRIIVGALFIIFGIYLWTHPAETLISYSLYLGLIQLTTAIVALIVFVTNKMKPIPYASIIISALIGIVILSLPLLSLGIILWIFIFAFLATSILSLYNFMHNREKTNILYIIIASLAVLYGFIMLFRPITAANTLAKILAVFVIINGVSYIISEHKLTKV
- a CDS encoding energy-coupling factor transporter transmembrane component T, giving the protein MTKVFDPRTKIIFVFFFTAVAIFFGNMMVLNITLVIGVCFALFFRVRLVPLFKRMQKFLRFFLVLIIIQSIFVAEGEVIFRLFGVKLLTDVGIIRGVQYLYRMLVVILSGAIISTSGLKDNLQALVQLGLPYDVGFMCAIGIRFLPIFMEDIKNTQMALGLRGIDFESLKLTDRIQMVTTLFLPTVVGALQRAKELSLSAEARGYKIQSKRSYYRWLKFSAMDYGMIVMVMVLFIGLVVWKG
- a CDS encoding YitT family protein, which produces MDIERMRTLMKRIIMIFIGTLISSISINGLYIPNNILSGGFTGIAILLNLSLGFDISLSIILLNIPIFILGYKLINREYIFYSLVGMMSLSLCLTLTKGVSFHSDQMLTTLLLGGILNGVGFALVFKSEGSTGGNDIIAKIVHKRYMYSIASVGFGFNIIIISLSAIFFGIDIAITTLVAMYVTSTTIKYLMEGLNYKRTVFIITSQEHAVSKAINREMRRGCTLIKGMGSYTKKNTYVLYTVISIGQLGALKRIVSDIDPKALINVMESHMVFGNGFLNIHDE
- a CDS encoding DUF2202 domain-containing protein, with protein sequence MKKIGKVFGVALLIMSFFTVASWAQEESIGSAAAFEQDTFTLEQMLTYALEDEVMAEAEYAAIIKEFGVGTPFTNIIKAEVTHQEAVLSLFEARDIEIPEFEEEDYIVLPDTLAEIYTVGIQAEINNIAMYDMFLEQDLDMDVRQVFEALRNASLNHQAAFERASQRSAGIGYGNRNRKFR
- a CDS encoding diguanylate cyclase; protein product: MKIYQLKYYIGSFVVFFILSFFVLFFLEQEVRKAHIEELQNHEINVVKLESDFLGREFGMLVSDLNYLHHAYNEQFIGGNSFDELTNHWIEFSTHRRVYDQIRYIDVHGDEKIRINFDGNHGYAVPTQELQNKSDRTYFTESIGLEENLVYISPVDLNIEQGQVEEPYKPMIRLATPIYDDMKNVQGVLVLNYLAENTLLNFRQLAENSRGELILINSDGYRLSSADPIQDWNFMFEEKKGDTFKKEYPKEWEWIETNSEGQTNTDNGLFTTMEVDLSQKYAINSKNMTESGVVFGDGNWQIVSVFLRNEENSAYFNDNALMIMRDVLKQNMSYFILLALASGVIGFLIHVNRKTYLRIKYYSEYDPLTKALNRRAGIAKLQKLTPVSERRDIQVSLCFLDINGLKEVNDTLGHAIGDELIKSVSDTIYSEIREQDFLIRLGGDEFLIVFEGIGEDKTEIIWKRIVNCYDQINQNEARKYNISVSHGIVVFEGKGKTHLDDLISEADEKMYQEKKIIKAGLNIIKEIT
- a CDS encoding ABC transporter ATP-binding protein yields the protein MIVLNRVAFSYKKVQPLLREINLVINRGEHIGIMGSSGSGKSTLLKIINGTIDIQRVQGEYHRPDELTFGSVYQNLDNQIIFPNVLDEIVFGMENLCYSKKQMDEKLIEVTQILDIEHLLAEETRHLSGGEKQLVIMASILCLDVDVLILDECMSQVDERGKALILKAIDALKIKATTVIMVDHEKAHLENMDRLYQVKDGQLMII
- a CDS encoding ABC transporter ATP-binding protein — protein: MEAIIRLDGVSYRVKEKDILSNINLSLYKGEIVALTGPNGAGKTTLSKVMMGVLQPTQGKAYIEEQDLETMKLFEVGRKIGYMFQNPTHQIFMATVKEELSFAMRYNKCSKEKIREETNTMMNVFNLNIIQEHLTYHLSQGEKQRVALATILMNRPQYLILDEPFKGLDEEHKHQMINYLKTIHRQGVGILIITHNQYIIKTLADRVLFMGGGYIEHDKSV